Sequence from the Parvicella tangerina genome:
TCAGGATCTGGAGAATCAAAGCAATCGGACTCTGCATCTTCTACCACCGCTTGACTCATTGCTGAAACTACTGTTCCTCCTACAATTAAATAACCACCAATGGTCGTTACTATTGCAGGCAACACAACAGGAGCTGCTACGATGGAAGTTCCTGCAGCAGCGATCACCAATCCCACCAATCTCATCTTCTTAAAGAACGGGGGAGTTTCCTCCCCGCATCTTTTGAAGTACGACTTCAGTTTATCATTAAATTTCTCTTTATCCATAATAATAGATTATTGAACTTCAACGATACTGAGTGCATTGTACGCTCCATTCTTTAGCGTGTATTGATCTCCATTCACC
This genomic interval carries:
- a CDS encoding cytochrome P450 codes for the protein MDKEKFNDKLKSYFKRCGEETPPFFKKMRLVGLVIAAAGTSIVAAPVVLPAIVTTIGGYLIVGGTVVSAMSQAVVEDAESDCFDSPDPEAD